From Micromonospora rifamycinica, a single genomic window includes:
- a CDS encoding sigma-70 family RNA polymerase sigma factor — protein MAALSRVPDADAPGGAGIGVAASGTAGVSGAAEVSGVAGVSDADAGGPPPAADLAPDARLRALHDAHAEPLFRFLLRLAVGERQLAEDLLQETMMRAWRSIDSLATDPETQRRWLFTVARRVAIDMARARQARPTEVGSLDLSRMPATADEAERVVTAQTVREALPKISAEHRRVVEAVYFRGLSTAEIAAAFGIAEGTVKSRAHYALRALRAVIGEVDGV, from the coding sequence GTGGCAGCTCTTTCTCGCGTGCCGGATGCGGACGCGCCGGGCGGGGCCGGCATCGGGGTGGCGGCGAGTGGCACCGCCGGGGTGTCCGGTGCCGCTGAAGTGTCCGGTGTCGCTGGAGTGTCCGATGCCGACGCCGGAGGCCCGCCACCCGCCGCCGACCTGGCTCCCGACGCGCGACTACGGGCGCTGCACGACGCGCACGCCGAACCGCTGTTCCGGTTCCTGCTCCGGCTGGCGGTCGGCGAGCGGCAGCTCGCCGAGGATCTGCTCCAGGAGACGATGATGCGTGCCTGGCGCAGTATCGACAGCCTCGCCACCGACCCGGAGACCCAGCGACGGTGGCTGTTCACCGTGGCCCGTCGGGTCGCCATCGACATGGCGCGGGCCCGGCAGGCCCGGCCGACGGAGGTCGGATCGCTGGATCTCAGCCGGATGCCGGCCACCGCGGACGAGGCGGAACGGGTGGTGACCGCGCAGACCGTCCGGGAGGCCCTGCCCAAGATCAGCGCCGAGCACCGTCGGGTGGTGGAGGCGGTCTACTTCCGCGGCCTGTCCACCGCCGAGATCGCGGCGGCCTTCGGTATCGCCGAGGGCACGGTCAAGTCCCGGGCACACTACGCGCTGCGTGCGCTGCGCGCCGTCATCGGCGAGGTGGACGGTGTGTGA